CGCTGCTCGGCGTACACACCGCTCCCGACTGCGACATGAGTGTCGTCGCCTACCACATGGCCCTCTTCGTCGGCCGTGCCGGACATGTCCTCACCCCCGAACTCCGCAGCGAACTGCGCAAATCAATGGAGAGCGCCCAGTGACGCCCCCCAAACTGCCGGTGCGTGGCGACGGCCGACGCCCGGCCAGGGTCCGCCCCTACTCCCTGACCGGCGGCCGCACCCGCTTCGGCCATGTGCTGCTCGTCGAGACCTTCGTGGCCGCGCTCGAAGCACCGCCCGAGCGCAAGGAGCTGCCGAACGGCGACCTCTCCTCGCGCGTGATGCCCGAGCTGCGGGCCATCGTCGAGCTGTGCCGCCGTATGCGTACCGTCGCCGAGATATCGGCGCTGCTCAAGATGCCGCTCGGCGTTGTCCGGGTGCTGCTCAGCGACCTGGCCGACCAGGGAAAGATCC
This portion of the Streptomyces sp. NBC_01750 genome encodes:
- a CDS encoding DUF742 domain-containing protein, with the translated sequence MTPPKLPVRGDGRRPARVRPYSLTGGRTRFGHVLLVETFVAALEAPPERKELPNGDLSSRVMPELRAIVELCRRMRTVAEISALLKMPLGVVRVLLSDLADQGKIRVYGTGHGAGQPDRALLERVLSGLRRL